AATGATTTATTACGGGCTCCATCAGTTAAATGCTTCAATGCTAAATCAATTCTTCTCTGAGGAGCAATATCGACTGCTACATGATAAACAATACCGCCATACATTATCCTAGTGGTTTCTTCTCTTGGCGCAGCATATTCTATTGCTCGAATAAGAACTTGTATAGGGTTCTCTCCTGTTTTCAAATATATTAAGTCAAAGGCTTTCTTTACAATGTTATAAGCTAAGTGTTTCTTACCAGTATTCCTGCCAGGCCTCATCACTTTGTTTATGAGCCTTTCAACTATTGGTACCTCGGCCTTGCCAAACCTGCGGTGCTCGTGTCTTCCACCAGTGTGGGGTAGGAATACTGGTTTTAAACAAATATATCTTTTCAAACCAGGATCTCTCACTATAATGTTATCATAGCTCCATTTACCAAATAGTTTAATCTTATTAACTTTTACAACAACGCTTTCCTCAGCCAATACCATTCACCGTTTCTTTTCTGCAATACCAAAACTATTATATCACCCTTAAAACTCTTACGCGTAAAAACTTATCTGTTAAGCTAAATAAGGTGTTTAAACCACAATTCATATACTGTAGACTGTAAAATTTAACAATATATCTGTACGTGGAGGAGGTAATATTTGGAAGAAGATCTTATAAGAGTTGTAGATGTGTCAGGAGAAATAGTGTTTGATAGATTATTCATTCCTAGAATAGTGTGTTTATTAGAAGACGGCAGGTTCTTCATATTAGAACGTGTTCCCTTCGACATAGTTGTGAGCCTGAAAAAACTTGATGGGGAAGAAATGGGGGATGAACGTGAGAGATTAGTAGATGTTTTATCAAGTATGCCTGATATATTGGATATTTTAGGAAAACATTTAAAAAGAGTCGTTATTAACGAAATAGATTCTAAAACAGGAGTATACAGTGCTATAGCTGAGTTCTCAGATGGGAACATGGCTATTAAGAGAAAAATGGTTCCTAGCCACGCAATATTTCTTGCTAAACTAACAAATAAACCAATATATGTCAAGAAAGAACTTGTAGATCAACAGGAGGAATTCAGACTTTTAACTTCCACAGATGCTAGTGATGAAATAGATGATGAGGAATACGAGAACGACGAGGACTATACAGATATAGGTCGTGAAGATATATTTTAATTAGACGTATTAATTTTTAGAACTTATGACTTTATAAAATTATGATGTTCTACCTTACAGGTTTTTGTTTCTTACCCAGATATAATGCTTTCAATGATACACCATTAACCATTATCACCCTATATCTAACACCGGGAATATCACCCATGGAGCGTCCGCGGGGTCCTCCAATACCCTCAATAACTACTTCATCGTGTTCATCAATATAGTTTATACCGCCATCGAATGGGACAAATGCTGTCACAACTTTTCCATTCTTTGCTAATTGGACACGGACACATTTACGTACAGCAGAGTTAGGCTGTCTCGCTTCTACACCGACTTTTTCCAATACTATTCCACGTGCCATTGGAGCTCCTTCTAATGGGTCATGTTTCTTTTTCAATCCAAGCATTTTTATTTTGAATTCTCTCTGGCTCCACCTAAACTTTAGCCTTTTCCTCCTAAGTTTTCTAGCCGCAAATAATCCATTTGGCGCTTTTTTCCCAGCCATGATTTCTCATCTCATAACTTTGTTCTCAAGCCTAGTATCGAATTCTCTATATGGTCTTTTTAAAATTATTCTTTTCAGACTTAAGCGATTATTACAGCATCTATTCCATGGTAACGTTTAAGTATTATTTTTGCTCTTGCAACGTTTTTACCTCCTCTACCTATCGCCATACCTTTATCGTTTGGCTCAACACTTACGTAGACTACTTTTTTGCCTCCTGGCCTATTAGTTATTCTTACTTCTCTTATTCTAGCCGGTGCTAATGCGTATCTTACCTGCTCCTCTAGATCATCACTATACCCTACAATTTCAATGTTTTTGCCTAGGAGTTTTCTAAGTTTTTGAACATATAATCCTCGTGGACCAACAGCTTTTCCTACTTCATCGGGGTTTACTAGGAATATTATTCGGTTGTTTTCTTCGTCTATAATACAGTCTCTAACATGGACTCCTGTTAATTCATGGAGTAATGCCATATATCTGAATTCTTCCGGGGTAAGCTTTATTTGTGGCCGATCATTTTTCCTACTCACTCACTCTCCTCCTCCACAATCTCTAAAATATTTGATTGTCCGGGATCAACTATAGCCATCGCGGATACACCGAAGGGTTTACCTGCAAGAGTTCCAAGCTCTATGTTTGTTCCAGGAAACTTGTAAATAGGTATTTTTGATAATTTAGCATAGTATTCAATGTCTCTTTTAATTTCAGGAGGAGCATTTGCTGCGATAACCACTAGTTTAGCTTTTCCATGCAGTACCAGCTTTATTGTTCTTTTACTCCCCAATATTACTTCTCCTGTCTTAATAGCCATTTGAAGCGCTCTTATGAAATCTATTGAAGATGAAGACATTTAATAATCACCTTTTCTCCTCATTATTTTTATTAATAACTATTGCTTCTATACTTTCATCCTCTAATTCTTCTACCTCTTCTTTAACTTTATGGGGCATCATAAGTATTTCAACGATACCCGTACCTACAGGTACTGGTTGACCAATTATTACGTTTTCAGTCACACCTTTAAGCATATCTATGTCTCCTTCAACAGCTGCTTCGACTAGTTTTTGAACAGTCATTTCAAAAGTAGCTCTGGCAAGCACGCTTGGCTTCTCCCCTGCAATACCCATTCTACCAACTTGTCTGATTTTACCTGTCCATGTCATCATGTCTGCTAATAGTATTAAGTGTCTTATATCGACATCCAAGCCTTGATCTTCAAGTACGTTCTTTGTCTCACGTATTATAGCGGCTCTTGCAGCTTCTATTCCCAGGATCTCTTCTATTTCAGCAATGTTATTAGTATATACTTTGCGATAATCTACTCCAGGCACTTTCATTACTTCGGCTAAATTGCTTCCCTCAGCAACCAATATATACTCATTTCCTCTCTTCTGAATAATTACTTTTGTAATGCCCTTGATCCCCTTGATCTTAGTATTTGCTATTTTGGTCCGGATCTTTTCTACTTTTGTATAATCGACTTTCTCTGGTTTAAGAGCTATATGGACTATGTAGGGATCTTCTGGATCCACGTATACGTTTCCAAGTTTTAGTTTTTCTAGAACTTTAGCAACCTCGTCAACACTTATCCCCTTATCGCCGAGCATTTCGGGGTCGAGAACAATTGTTGCACCCTCATATGGATCAACATTGATTTCTTCTGATACATTTTCAATTGTTGTGCTTTCAATCATTCTAGCAACTTTTTTAGCTTTCTCCTCATCATATTTGTGTTTCTCATCTAGTGGTATCTCCATAATTGGTGTTCCAGGCTTTTTCCTGGCATCGACTATTTCGATAAGTCTTGGTAAGCCCAGTGTTACATTGAATTCACGTACTCCAGCATAGTGGAATGTTCTTAAAGTCATCTGTGTTGATGGTTCTCCTATGCTTTGTGCAGCAACTGTTCCCACAGGTTCTCCTGGTTCTACCTGGCTTCTCAAATATCTATCTATAGTTTCTTTGATTATTGCTTTTACTTCATCAATATATAATCCATGCTCTTTATATGTCTCTTTGAGTTTTTCTCGGAGTTCTTCATATACTTTATTGCTTACTTTTCCTTGTAGTTCTTTTTCCAACAGGGTTTCTAATTGTTTAATTGATCTTATTTTTTTCCTCATATTCTCCACCCTATAATTTTCTCTATTACGCGTTCAACTTTCACAGCTTCTCCATGATCACTCTTCATGGGATCTACGCCGTCTTCTCCATAAGCAAATTGTATTATTTCTCCAGTGGGTAATCTCACTGTTCCATCATATTCTACTCTTAGATCTTGCAGTGCATTTATGAGCCTTCTCTGCATGTAGCCGCTCTGGCTTGTACGGACAGCAGTATCTGTTAATCCTTCACGGCCGGCTGCAGCGTGGAAGAATACTTCTATCGGGTTTAATCCGTCAACGAATCCATGCGCTACAAATCCTCTTGCTTCCGGACCTAGATCTCCTGGTTTGAAGTGAGGCAGTGTACGGTGCATGTATCCCCTAGTTATTCTTCTACCACGGATTGTTTGTTGCCCCAATAATGCAGCCATCTGGGTAAGGTTTACTGGGTTTCCACGTGCTCCTGTACGAGCCATTATTATTACTGGGTTTGATAATTTGAAGTATGGTATTATAGTGTCTGCTACATCGTCTAGTAGTTTCTTAGATAGCAAATCTATTATTTCATCTTCAAGTGTCTCCTCAATTGTTCTACCGGGTCTAGGCTCAAGTTCTCCTCGACGATATTTTTCTATTAACTCGTATACTTCTTTCTTCTTTTCTTCAATAACTTCTAGTACTCTCTTCTTAGCTTCCGGTGGAAGTAGTAAGTGTGAATATCCCATTGTGAATCCATATTTCTCCGCAAATCTTAGAAACATTTTATATACATAGTCCATGAATAATCTAGCTATATCTTCTCCATATTCTTTGACTAGCCAGTGTATTAGGCTCTCCGGTTCTTCGCGTCCAATACTTGCTTTATCCAATACACCCTCTAAAAGCACTCCATTCTTAACAATAACAAGGCTGTCATGGGGGCAATCTTCATCTATACATCTCAAAGCGGTTGCACCAGCTATTTTAGCTGGTCTTTTATAGTTGAAATCGTCTGGAAGGAATAAGCTGATTAACTGTTTACCTGTCCAGTACTGTTTCGGCTTAAGTATTGCTGGCTCCGGTAATTTTCCACGATAACCAGCAACTCCGAGAAGCTCTATTACATCTTCACGTGTTAGAAGAGTTGATTTACTTGTTAACAAGAATGCTCCGCTAATATAGTCTTGTAAACCACCAATAATTGGTCCTCCATAGCGTGGTGTTAGAATATGTTTTTCGACAAGCATCAACATTCTTGCTTCAGCACGTGCTTCTTCACTTTGTGGAACATGGAGATTCATTTCGTCCCCGTCAAAGTCGGCGTTATATGGTGGGCAAACAAGTAGGTTTAATCTAAAAGTCTTATATGGCAGAACTCTTACTACGTGAGCCATGATCGAGATCCTATGCAGTGATGGTTGTCGGTTAAATAATACTATATCTCCATCTCTAAGATGCCTCTCAACTATAAAGCCTGGTGCTAGGGTTTCAGCCATTGCTTTTCGATCAACGTATTTTAGGCTTATCCTTCTACCATCTGGTCTAATAACATAGTTTGCTCCAGGCCACTTATCTGGCCCGTTAAGAACAAGTCTCCTCATTTCCTCAATATTCCATGGAGTCACTCTTTCAGGAACTGTTAGTATTTTAGCAACAACTTCGGGAACACCTACTTCATTAATGCTTAGGTTGGGATCTGGGCTAATCACGGTACGAGCTGAGAAATCAACACGTTTACCTCTTAGGTTTCCACGGAACCTTCCTTCTTTACCTTTAAGTCTCTGTGCAAGGCCTTTCAGTACTTTACCGCTGCGATGCCTTGCAACAGGTATTCCTGGCGCTTCATTATCGAAATATGTTGTTACATGGTATTGTAGAAGCTCCCATTCATCCTCTATAATAGCGTTTGGTGCGCCGGACTCTATGTGTTCTCTTAACCTATTATTTATACGGATAATATCTACTAGTTTATGTGTTAAATCATCCTCGCTCCTAATACCTGTCTCTAAAAGTATTGATGGCCTAACAGAGCGGGGTGGAACAGGTAGAACTGTTAAAACCATCCATTCAGGACGAGCATCTACTGGGTCTCCACCTAGTAATCTAACGTCTTCATCAAGTATCTTCTCCAGCCTAGCACGTACTTCTATGGGATTTAGTTTGACATATCCCTCCTCGCCGCGATCCTCGTAGAAGGTGTGTGGTTTCTCAAGTCTAATCTTATATTGTTTAGCTCCACAATGAGGGCATCTCTGTGTAGCTGCTGCTTTTCTCCGTATATATTCATGTAATCTTTTAACAAGATAGTCTAATCCAAGTTCTTTAAGTGAATTTAATAGTTCTAAGTATTTTTTCCTCTCTTCTTCTTTGATCTTTATTCTTCCACATACTCTACAAGTTGTTTTCAAATACATGTGAATATGTTTGACAAAGCTTACATGAATAACTGGTCTAGCAAGTTCTATGTGTCCAAAGTGTCCTGGACAGCTTTCACGGGTATTTCCACATACGGGACAGACTTCTCGAGGCTCTATTGCACCTAGTCTTCTATCCATTACTCCTCCATCAATAGGTGCTCCATCATTATCATATACTTCGCTTGTAATAATTGTTGTAACACTCATTTTCCTTATTTCTTCAGGCGATAAAATCCCGAATTTAATCGCTGAAATACGGGTTGGAATCGGGGTTTTCACTGGGATGATCACCTCTAGATCTTCTTATGTATATCTTCTAGTTTTAAACGAGGCATTATACACATGCTCATTAATTCTTGGACTAAGAGTTTGAATGCATAAGATACTTTTACAGGTTTAAGCTTACCTTTATCTTTATGTATAGGACACACATATTTTCCACGTATACGGTCATAGTATCCTATGTGCCCGCATAGTTCACATACGTATATAGTTGTTTTATCACTTTTATCTAGCATTTGCTCTTTCAACAACAATGATGCTCCATGACCTACTAAGCAGTCAACCTCCATCTCACCAAATCTAAGACCTCCCTCCTTAGCTCTGCCCTCGGTTGGTTGTCTAGTTAGTATCTGTACTGGTCCACGGGCACGTGCATGTATTTTGTCGGCTACCATATGGTGTAGTTTCTGATAATACACTATCCCTATAAATATCGGTGTCTTAAGAATTTCACCTGTTCTACCATCGTACATTGTTTCATATCCACTCATTGGATACCCGTGTCTCTTCAACGTGATCATTAAGTTCTCTATTGGTTCCTTATGGAATGGTGTTGCATCGACAAATCTTCCCTCGAGCGCAGCTGCTTTACCAGCTATGCTTTCAATTAGTTGTCCAACAGTCATTCTCGACGGGAATGCGTGTGGATTAATTATTAGGTCAGGAACTATTCCCTCCTCTGTAAACGGCATATCTTGTTGTGGAACAAGTAAGCCTATTACTCCTTTTTGTCCATGCCTGGAAGCGAACTTATCTCCTAACTCGGGTATTCTAAGATCTCTTACGCGTGCTTTTACTAGTCTGTTACCATCAATATCCGTAGTAACCATTACTAAGTCTACGATGCCTTTTTCTCCGTGTCTAGTTACTACACTTGCGTCTTGACGTGTTATTCCTGCTCCTACAGTGTATTCTTGAGCAGTCATGAATCTTGGCGGGCTTATTTTTCCTATTAGTACATCTCCTCCTTTAACAGGGGTTTCTGGCGAGACTATTCCATCCTCGTCTAGTTTCTCATATGCTTTTGGTCCACGATAACCTCGGACATTGCTTGGAGGAATCGTGATTTTATCTTCTTGTCCGCCGGGATACCTGTATTCGACTGTTGTGTAGAGCCTGAAGAATGTGCTTCTAGCTAGTCCTCGATCCACGCTGCTCTTATTCATGATTAATGCGTCTTCTATATTGTAACCTGTGAAGCTCATTACTGCTACAACCATGTTCTGACCAGCGGGTCTCTCATTGTAGCCGTTTACTTCCATAGCTCTTGTCTGCACTAGTGGTTTCTGTGGATAATGGAGGAGATGGCCGTGGGTATCCATTCTCCGCTGGAAATTAGCAGAGTATAATCCTAGGCTTTGCTTCGCCATTGCTGCTTCATAGGAATTTCGTGGGCTCTGATTATGTTCGGCGTAGGGTATTATTGAGGCTGTTATACCCATTATAGCCGGTGTCCATATCTCCATATGTGTATGTTCAGGTGTGATTTGGTCAGGGGTTAACGCGATATATGCTTCTTCTTCCTCGTCAGCATCTAGGTACTCGATGATTCCCTTCTTAACAAGATCGCTGAATTTCCACTCGCCGGACTTGAGTTTTGCAATGTGTTCTGGTTTCAGCTTAAGTTTACCGTTTTCAACAACTAATAGCGGCCTCCGTATTCTGCCTGCATCTGTGTTTATATATACTTCGTTCAAGTGTTCATCCTGTATATGTGC
This is a stretch of genomic DNA from Staphylothermus hellenicus DSM 12710. It encodes these proteins:
- a CDS encoding 50S ribosomal protein L30e, with product MSSSSIDFIRALQMAIKTGEVILGSKRTIKLVLHGKAKLVVIAANAPPEIKRDIEYYAKLSKIPIYKFPGTNIELGTLAGKPFGVSAMAIVDPGQSNILEIVEEESE
- a CDS encoding bifunctional nuclease family protein, encoding MEEDLIRVVDVSGEIVFDRLFIPRIVCLLEDGRFFILERVPFDIVVSLKKLDGEEMGDERERLVDVLSSMPDILDILGKHLKRVVINEIDSKTGVYSAIAEFSDGNMAIKRKMVPSHAIFLAKLTNKPIYVKKELVDQQEEFRLLTSTDASDEIDDEEYENDEDYTDIGREDIF
- a CDS encoding NusA-like transcription termination signal-binding factor: MSRKNDRPQIKLTPEEFRYMALLHELTGVHVRDCIIDEENNRIIFLVNPDEVGKAVGPRGLYVQKLRKLLGKNIEIVGYSDDLEEQVRYALAPARIREVRITNRPGGKKVVYVSVEPNDKGMAIGRGGKNVARAKIILKRYHGIDAVIIA
- a CDS encoding 30S ribosomal protein S12 yields the protein MAGKKAPNGLFAARKLRRKRLKFRWSQREFKIKMLGLKKKHDPLEGAPMARGIVLEKVGVEARQPNSAVRKCVRVQLAKNGKVVTAFVPFDGGINYIDEHDEVVIEGIGGPRGRSMGDIPGVRYRVIMVNGVSLKALYLGKKQKPVR
- the rpoA2 gene encoding DNA-directed RNA polymerase subunit A'', whose translation is MRKKIRSIKQLETLLEKELQGKVSNKVYEELREKLKETYKEHGLYIDEVKAIIKETIDRYLRSQVEPGEPVGTVAAQSIGEPSTQMTLRTFHYAGVREFNVTLGLPRLIEIVDARKKPGTPIMEIPLDEKHKYDEEKAKKVARMIESTTIENVSEEINVDPYEGATIVLDPEMLGDKGISVDEVAKVLEKLKLGNVYVDPEDPYIVHIALKPEKVDYTKVEKIRTKIANTKIKGIKGITKVIIQKRGNEYILVAEGSNLAEVMKVPGVDYRKVYTNNIAEIEEILGIEAARAAIIRETKNVLEDQGLDVDIRHLILLADMMTWTGKIRQVGRMGIAGEKPSVLARATFEMTVQKLVEAAVEGDIDMLKGVTENVIIGQPVPVGTGIVEILMMPHKVKEEVEELEDESIEAIVINKNNEEKR
- a CDS encoding DNA-directed RNA polymerase subunit A', which translates into the protein MKTPIPTRISAIKFGILSPEEIRKMSVTTIITSEVYDNDGAPIDGGVMDRRLGAIEPREVCPVCGNTRESCPGHFGHIELARPVIHVSFVKHIHMYLKTTCRVCGRIKIKEEERKKYLELLNSLKELGLDYLVKRLHEYIRRKAAATQRCPHCGAKQYKIRLEKPHTFYEDRGEEGYVKLNPIEVRARLEKILDEDVRLLGGDPVDARPEWMVLTVLPVPPRSVRPSILLETGIRSEDDLTHKLVDIIRINNRLREHIESGAPNAIIEDEWELLQYHVTTYFDNEAPGIPVARHRSGKVLKGLAQRLKGKEGRFRGNLRGKRVDFSARTVISPDPNLSINEVGVPEVVAKILTVPERVTPWNIEEMRRLVLNGPDKWPGANYVIRPDGRRISLKYVDRKAMAETLAPGFIVERHLRDGDIVLFNRQPSLHRISIMAHVVRVLPYKTFRLNLLVCPPYNADFDGDEMNLHVPQSEEARAEARMLMLVEKHILTPRYGGPIIGGLQDYISGAFLLTSKSTLLTREDVIELLGVAGYRGKLPEPAILKPKQYWTGKQLISLFLPDDFNYKRPAKIAGATALRCIDEDCPHDSLVIVKNGVLLEGVLDKASIGREEPESLIHWLVKEYGEDIARLFMDYVYKMFLRFAEKYGFTMGYSHLLLPPEAKKRVLEVIEEKKKEVYELIEKYRRGELEPRPGRTIEETLEDEIIDLLSKKLLDDVADTIIPYFKLSNPVIIMARTGARGNPVNLTQMAALLGQQTIRGRRITRGYMHRTLPHFKPGDLGPEARGFVAHGFVDGLNPIEVFFHAAAGREGLTDTAVRTSQSGYMQRRLINALQDLRVEYDGTVRLPTGEIIQFAYGEDGVDPMKSDHGEAVKVERVIEKIIGWRI
- a CDS encoding 30S ribosomal protein S7 encodes the protein MVLAEESVVVKVNKIKLFGKWSYDNIIVRDPGLKRYICLKPVFLPHTGGRHEHRRFGKAEVPIVERLINKVMRPGRNTGKKHLAYNIVKKAFDLIYLKTGENPIQVLIRAIEYAAPREETTRIMYGGIVYHVAVDIAPQRRIDLALKHLTDGARNKSFNNPLPIEEALAEEIILAANNDSRSYAIQKKEEIERIALSSR